In Gemmatimonadota bacterium, the following are encoded in one genomic region:
- the hisS gene encoding histidine--tRNA ligase → MPKARNLAKLPGFRDFPPEELAFRNFLFESWRRVSRRYGFLEYDGPPLEPLELYTQKSGDEIVGQLYDFVDKGDRHVALRPEMTPSLARILGERSKALPKPIRWFSVPQLFRYERQQRGRLREHFQWNVDLVGEEGVEADAEVLAVALAGLRELGLGPSDVRARVSDRVLLSAVLESAGVPPEALGRAFAVVDKIEREPADRTLARLRDPAEVGVTEGEARRILDLFAAPGLDAVAAAFSGSTAVVERAGEVWRFLAILDDLGFAEYVEFDLSIVRGLAYYTGIVFEIFDRKGEFRAICGGGRYDRLLELVGGDPLPAVGFGMGDVVVGEILHERGLAPPYARHTDYFIVSVDEAQAPLARKIGGALRAEGHTVLYPLKNQSVRKQFSAAATEGAREVIILGPEEVGRGVAVIRNMESGGEREVALRQLEEAKPGG, encoded by the coding sequence ATGCCGAAGGCCAGAAATCTGGCGAAACTCCCGGGTTTTCGAGACTTTCCTCCCGAAGAGCTCGCCTTCCGAAATTTCTTGTTCGAGTCCTGGCGCCGGGTCTCCCGGCGCTACGGCTTTCTGGAGTATGACGGACCCCCGTTAGAGCCTCTCGAACTCTATACGCAGAAGAGCGGGGACGAGATCGTCGGCCAGCTCTATGACTTCGTGGACAAAGGAGATCGGCACGTCGCCCTCCGGCCGGAGATGACGCCTTCCCTCGCGCGCATCCTCGGCGAACGGAGCAAGGCGCTCCCGAAGCCGATCCGCTGGTTTAGTGTTCCGCAGCTTTTCCGTTACGAGCGCCAGCAGAGGGGGCGGCTTCGAGAACACTTTCAGTGGAACGTGGATCTCGTCGGCGAAGAAGGAGTCGAGGCGGATGCTGAGGTCCTCGCCGTCGCCCTCGCGGGGCTGCGGGAGCTCGGTCTTGGACCCTCGGACGTGCGGGCGCGGGTCTCCGACCGGGTTCTCCTCTCCGCGGTCCTCGAGAGCGCGGGTGTTCCGCCGGAGGCGTTGGGACGCGCCTTCGCCGTGGTCGACAAGATCGAGCGCGAGCCGGCCGATCGGACACTCGCACGGCTTCGGGACCCCGCGGAAGTCGGGGTCACGGAAGGGGAGGCACGACGCATTCTTGACCTCTTCGCGGCCCCTGGGCTCGATGCCGTGGCGGCTGCTTTTTCGGGCTCTACGGCGGTCGTCGAGCGCGCCGGTGAAGTCTGGCGCTTCCTCGCGATCCTCGACGATCTCGGGTTCGCGGAGTACGTGGAGTTCGACCTCTCCATCGTCCGCGGGCTCGCCTACTACACGGGGATCGTCTTCGAAATCTTCGACCGGAAGGGAGAGTTCCGCGCCATTTGCGGGGGAGGGCGGTACGACCGGCTCCTCGAGCTCGTGGGTGGCGATCCACTCCCGGCCGTGGGGTTCGGGATGGGCGATGTGGTCGTCGGCGAGATCCTTCATGAACGCGGTCTCGCGCCCCCGTACGCGCGCCACACGGACTACTTCATCGTGTCGGTGGACGAGGCCCAGGCTCCGCTCGCTCGGAAGATCGGCGGAGCGCTCCGCGCCGAGGGGCACACCGTCCTGTATCCGTTGAAGAACCAATCGGTGCGCAAGCAGTTTTCGGCGGCGGCCACAGAAGGTGCGCGCGAAGTCATCATCCTCGGGCCGGAAGAAGTCGGGCGCGGCGTCGCCGTCATTCGAAACATGGAAAGTGGTGGAGAACGGGAAGTGGCGCTGCGTCAGCTCGAGGAGGCGAAGCCGGGTGGCTGA
- a CDS encoding folylpolyglutamate synthase/dihydrofolate synthase family protein — MQSFPKKAQDFGGPEEDALTARLFPPLPGTVKWGLERTERILAAVGDPHRSYPTLHVGGTNGKGSVARIWAEILRAAGHRTALYTSPHLVSFRERILVNGRPVPDDLLVSCADELRPHFERESPSFFEAATALAFLAFARAGAEIAVVEVGLGGRLDATNVIAPLMTAVTNVSMDHGEMLGATVVEIAREKAGIFKRDVPAFTASDDPAVLEVLEGSAQEVGTTLRGVVAPSGRTTLDGSRLRVETERWGGLELASSLVGTHQMRNIALAVGTLEALPAELSLPESAVREGVLRTRVPGRFQMEREGELLWVLDAAHNPGGAEALARTLASVSLPRPRVALLGVLADKDGAGILQALSSSADHFVLTVPESAPVPRRWNPAEAAAALPPGRTVVVPDFGEALETVSRLAAPSGTIVVAGSSHTVGDAMKRRGWIPAEALPGSFDSG, encoded by the coding sequence GTGCAGAGTTTCCCTAAGAAAGCGCAGGACTTCGGGGGGCCGGAGGAGGACGCGCTCACCGCCCGGCTCTTTCCCCCACTTCCGGGGACGGTGAAGTGGGGGCTCGAGCGCACCGAGCGAATCCTCGCGGCGGTCGGGGATCCGCACCGATCCTACCCGACCCTTCACGTGGGCGGGACGAACGGGAAGGGTTCAGTGGCCCGGATCTGGGCGGAGATCCTCCGCGCCGCGGGACACCGCACCGCGCTTTATACTTCTCCCCACCTCGTCTCATTCCGCGAACGGATTCTCGTGAATGGGAGGCCCGTGCCGGACGACCTGCTCGTTTCGTGCGCGGATGAGTTGAGGCCCCACTTCGAGCGGGAGTCGCCCTCCTTCTTCGAGGCCGCGACCGCCCTCGCCTTCCTCGCCTTCGCTCGCGCCGGGGCGGAGATCGCCGTTGTCGAAGTCGGGCTTGGGGGAAGACTCGACGCGACGAACGTCATTGCCCCGCTCATGACCGCGGTCACGAACGTCTCGATGGACCACGGTGAGATGCTCGGTGCGACGGTCGTCGAAATCGCCCGCGAGAAGGCGGGGATCTTCAAGAGGGACGTTCCGGCCTTCACCGCGAGTGACGATCCCGCGGTCTTGGAAGTCTTGGAGGGGTCCGCGCAGGAAGTAGGCACGACCCTCCGCGGAGTCGTCGCCCCCTCGGGGCGCACGACGCTCGACGGTTCCCGCCTCCGCGTCGAAACGGAGCGTTGGGGCGGCTTGGAGCTTGCGTCGTCTCTCGTGGGCACCCACCAGATGCGCAACATCGCCCTGGCGGTCGGGACGCTCGAGGCGCTTCCCGCGGAGCTTTCCCTTCCGGAGTCCGCCGTCCGCGAGGGCGTTCTTCGCACGAGGGTCCCCGGCCGGTTTCAGATGGAGCGGGAAGGGGAGCTCCTCTGGGTCTTGGACGCCGCGCACAACCCGGGCGGGGCGGAGGCGCTCGCGCGGACTCTGGCATCGGTCTCCTTGCCCCGCCCCCGCGTGGCGCTTCTCGGTGTGCTTGCGGACAAGGATGGGGCCGGCATCCTCCAGGCGCTTTCCTCGAGCGCCGACCATTTCGTCCTCACCGTGCCCGAGTCCGCGCCGGTTCCACGGCGCTGGAATCCGGCCGAGGCGGCAGCCGCTCTTCCCCCCGGCCGGACGGTCGTCGTTCCCGACTTCGGGGAGGCCCTCGAGACGGTCTCGCGCCTCGCCGCCCCCTCCGGGACGATCGTCGTCGCGGGTTCCTCACACACGGTCGGAGACGCTATGAAGCGCCGCGGTTGGATCCCCGCGGAAGCCTTGCCCGGGTCCTTCGATTCCGGGTAG
- the accD gene encoding acetyl-CoA carboxylase, carboxyltransferase subunit beta — protein MAWFRKEKKPLTAETRRDLPADLFDKCDGCGEILYREKLAQNLHVCPKCGYHFRVGPELYLQILSDPGSFRETDRELRSADPLGFHDLKPYRQRLETAEKETGRGDAVITGVAALEAIPIALAVMDFDFIGGSMGSVVGEKIARVGRRALDEERPLILVSASGGARMMEGIYSLMQMAKTSAVLARLHEAGIPFVSILTDPTTGGVTASFAMLGDVNIAEPGALIGFAGPRVIEETIKQELPDGFQRAEFLLEHGIVDLVVDRRELRVTTTRLLRHMFAPSSDGAG, from the coding sequence ATGGCCTGGTTCCGCAAAGAGAAAAAGCCGCTCACGGCGGAAACTCGCCGGGATCTCCCCGCGGACCTCTTCGACAAGTGTGACGGGTGCGGAGAGATTCTCTATCGGGAGAAACTCGCCCAGAACCTCCATGTCTGTCCGAAGTGCGGGTATCACTTCCGCGTGGGTCCGGAGCTATACCTCCAAATCCTTTCCGATCCCGGGAGTTTTCGTGAGACCGATCGGGAACTCCGGAGCGCTGATCCCCTCGGCTTCCATGATCTGAAGCCGTACCGCCAGCGGCTTGAAACGGCGGAAAAGGAGACGGGACGTGGAGACGCCGTTATCACGGGTGTCGCCGCGCTCGAAGCGATCCCGATCGCGCTCGCCGTGATGGATTTCGACTTCATCGGGGGCTCCATGGGTTCCGTCGTGGGTGAAAAGATTGCCCGCGTGGGGCGCCGCGCCCTGGACGAGGAACGTCCCCTCATCCTCGTCTCCGCCTCTGGCGGGGCGCGGATGATGGAGGGGATTTACTCCCTCATGCAGATGGCGAAAACCTCCGCCGTCCTCGCCCGCCTGCATGAAGCGGGGATTCCATTCGTCAGCATCCTTACGGACCCTACGACCGGGGGGGTCACGGCATCATTCGCGATGCTGGGGGACGTCAACATCGCCGAGCCGGGCGCCCTCATCGGATTCGCGGGACCGCGGGTGATCGAAGAGACGATCAAGCAGGAGCTCCCCGACGGGTTCCAGCGCGCCGAATTCCTCCTGGAGCACGGGATCGTGGACCTCGTCGTGGATCGGCGCGAGCTCCGCGTCACGACGACGCGTCTTCTCAGGCACATGTTCGCGCCCTCTTCGGACGGCGCGGGGTGA
- the rodA gene encoding rod shape-determining protein RodA, with protein MSRYRRWARDPALVSIALLLTIFGIAMIYSAGVLNVPSSITEGAWLRQLAWFGASLLAFTVVTRIKTGWIEWTALPAYVLSLVLLAATLAIGTGAGTAEGTSSRIVFGGFGFQPSEFAKIAGILGLARVLSTRDNPPRNLRDLLAPSALVAAPLALVVLQPDLGTALAFVGILFAVLFWAGAPLFHLFLLASPGFALILSFDTRVWSVYVVGLAFFLYVYRYRLYLAESFAVLLGNVAAGTIAFPLWNTLSPYQQNRLLVFLDPTTDPRGAGWNLVQSKVAIGSGGLFGKGFTEGTQKRLDFLPEQHTDFIFSVVGEELGFIGAVLAIAAFSFLLYRLVRLAERAADPFAGLVLFGIFGAWTVHIFVNVGMTIGVVPITGIPLPFVSYGGTFLLTCWTMTALAVRLGEEGG; from the coding sequence ATGAGCCGGTACCGGAGGTGGGCACGCGATCCAGCCCTCGTGTCGATCGCACTCCTCCTCACCATTTTTGGGATCGCGATGATCTACTCGGCCGGCGTTCTCAACGTCCCGAGTTCGATCACAGAGGGTGCCTGGCTCCGTCAGCTCGCCTGGTTCGGTGCCTCGCTTCTCGCATTTACCGTCGTCACTCGTATCAAGACGGGTTGGATCGAGTGGACCGCACTTCCTGCCTACGTCCTTTCGCTCGTCCTGCTCGCCGCGACTCTCGCGATCGGAACCGGAGCCGGAACCGCGGAGGGGACGAGCAGTAGGATCGTATTCGGCGGCTTCGGCTTTCAGCCGTCGGAATTCGCGAAGATTGCCGGAATCCTCGGGCTGGCGCGCGTGCTTTCGACGCGGGACAACCCGCCCCGGAACTTGCGGGACCTCCTCGCGCCCTCCGCACTCGTGGCGGCGCCGCTCGCCCTGGTGGTCCTCCAACCGGACCTGGGCACCGCCCTCGCCTTCGTCGGCATCCTCTTCGCCGTGCTCTTCTGGGCGGGCGCGCCCCTCTTCCACCTCTTTTTGCTTGCCAGCCCCGGGTTCGCGCTGATCCTTTCTTTCGACACGCGCGTCTGGTCCGTCTACGTCGTCGGGCTCGCCTTCTTCCTGTATGTCTATCGGTACCGGCTCTACCTCGCCGAGTCCTTCGCCGTCCTCCTGGGAAACGTGGCGGCCGGAACGATCGCGTTCCCGCTCTGGAACACCCTTTCTCCCTATCAGCAGAACCGCCTCCTCGTCTTCCTGGATCCCACCACGGACCCGCGGGGCGCCGGGTGGAACCTGGTCCAGTCCAAGGTTGCGATCGGGAGCGGGGGCCTGTTCGGGAAGGGATTCACGGAGGGGACGCAGAAACGGCTCGACTTTCTCCCGGAACAACACACCGACTTCATCTTCAGCGTGGTCGGGGAGGAGCTCGGCTTTATCGGTGCCGTCCTCGCGATCGCCGCCTTCTCCTTTCTTCTTTACCGCCTGGTGCGCCTCGCGGAGAGGGCCGCGGATCCCTTTGCCGGCCTGGTCCTGTTCGGTATCTTCGGGGCCTGGACGGTCCACATCTTCGTGAATGTGGGAATGACCATCGGGGTCGTCCCCATCACCGGAATCCCTCTTCCCTTTGTGAGTTACGGAGGCACCTTCCTCCTCACCTGCTGGACCATGACCGCGCTTGCGGTGCGTTTGGGGGAGGAGGGCGGGTAG
- the mrdA gene encoding penicillin-binding protein 2, whose protein sequence is MKTAHPTVRRHRARVATLALLALMGILAGAFFRAQVIRGTAWALQSDSNRLRVLPTPAPRGTIFDRYGRVIADNIPGYSISLFPAPIDSIRATLVRLQPFLRLEGDRLEELVAQAEADRRQPLLVLRDADFEVVAALEERRADFPEAFLEVRPKRRYMGGPALGHVLGYVGEISGDELETPLFAEYEPRMIVGKDGLERQYEAGLQGEQGVRYVEVDAVGRIVGSFEGQAAAPAVPGEDLHLNLDLDLQEFIHRVFPAGERGAVVVLNIEDGGILALYSAPSFDPNEFVGGIPASLWNSLNQDPDRPLFNRAVVGRYPPASTWKLATGIVGLELGVLHEGEVMPVPCNGSLTALGVNRLCWNANGHGYQDLAGAIANSCNVYFYQVGIRIGLERLVQGGSRLGFGGLCGVDLPAESQGVFPEALTFWETRFGYRPAANEVMPLSIGQGPNDQTPLRMAQFYAALGRDDGVAPTPRLARGVGDEGSLPPWELHTEPEFLRALRQGLREVTAAGGTAFRSSLEHFDLLGKTGTAQRAGQDRADAWFLGLAGPWGMLPEVAVAVIVEEGESGSQRAAPIGAKAVDFYLRYKYGIPQDSLQTLGEHLDAGISPPWAGRVAADPASPEEGG, encoded by the coding sequence ATGAAAACGGCCCACCCCACCGTTCGGCGGCACCGCGCGCGAGTCGCGACACTCGCGCTCCTCGCCCTCATGGGGATCCTCGCGGGCGCATTTTTTCGGGCTCAGGTCATTCGCGGCACGGCGTGGGCCCTCCAATCCGACTCGAATCGCCTGCGCGTGCTCCCGACTCCGGCGCCCCGAGGAACGATTTTCGACCGGTACGGCCGGGTCATCGCGGACAACATTCCAGGGTATTCGATTTCTCTGTTTCCCGCGCCGATCGACTCCATCCGCGCCACGCTCGTGCGGCTCCAACCCTTCCTCCGGCTCGAAGGGGATCGGCTGGAGGAGCTCGTTGCACAGGCGGAGGCCGATCGGCGGCAGCCACTTCTCGTGCTCCGCGACGCGGATTTCGAGGTCGTCGCGGCCCTCGAGGAGCGGCGGGCGGACTTCCCCGAGGCATTTCTGGAGGTTCGGCCGAAAAGGAGGTACATGGGCGGCCCCGCGCTCGGTCACGTCCTGGGGTACGTCGGAGAGATCTCGGGGGATGAGTTGGAAACCCCGCTTTTCGCGGAATACGAGCCCCGTATGATTGTCGGCAAGGATGGTCTGGAACGGCAGTACGAGGCCGGGCTCCAGGGGGAGCAGGGGGTCCGTTACGTCGAGGTGGACGCGGTGGGGAGGATCGTCGGTTCCTTCGAAGGACAAGCGGCGGCGCCAGCGGTCCCGGGCGAAGACCTCCACCTGAATTTGGACCTCGACCTCCAGGAGTTCATTCACCGAGTCTTCCCGGCGGGAGAGCGCGGTGCCGTCGTCGTGTTGAATATCGAGGATGGCGGGATTCTAGCGCTTTATTCGGCCCCCTCGTTCGACCCCAACGAGTTTGTGGGCGGGATTCCCGCATCGCTCTGGAACTCGCTCAACCAGGACCCGGACCGCCCTCTCTTCAACCGGGCGGTCGTCGGGCGGTACCCCCCAGCCTCGACCTGGAAGCTTGCGACCGGGATCGTTGGACTGGAGCTCGGCGTCCTTCACGAGGGGGAGGTGATGCCGGTTCCTTGCAACGGGTCGCTCACCGCGCTCGGAGTCAACCGTCTCTGCTGGAATGCGAATGGGCATGGCTACCAGGACCTGGCCGGCGCGATCGCGAACTCCTGCAACGTCTACTTTTATCAGGTGGGGATTCGGATCGGCCTCGAGCGCCTGGTCCAGGGCGGGTCTCGACTCGGATTCGGTGGGCTCTGTGGAGTGGACCTTCCCGCCGAGTCGCAGGGGGTCTTTCCCGAGGCGCTCACGTTCTGGGAAACCCGCTTCGGGTACCGCCCAGCCGCGAACGAGGTCATGCCCCTCTCCATCGGTCAGGGCCCGAACGACCAGACGCCCCTGCGGATGGCACAATTTTATGCCGCTCTAGGGCGGGACGATGGTGTCGCGCCGACTCCCCGCCTCGCCCGAGGGGTCGGTGACGAAGGTTCTCTTCCGCCCTGGGAGCTGCATACCGAACCCGAGTTCCTGCGAGCGCTCCGTCAGGGCCTGCGAGAGGTGACTGCGGCCGGCGGAACCGCTTTTCGTTCCTCTCTCGAACACTTCGATCTCCTCGGGAAAACCGGAACCGCGCAGCGCGCCGGCCAGGACCGTGCGGACGCATGGTTCCTCGGCCTCGCCGGACCCTGGGGGATGCTACCGGAGGTCGCGGTGGCGGTCATCGTGGAGGAGGGGGAGTCGGGCTCGCAGAGGGCCGCGCCCATCGGCGCGAAGGCGGTGGACTTCTATCTCCGCTACAAATACGGGATTCCCCAGGACTCCCTCCAGACGCTCGGCGAGCACCTCGATGCCGGAATTTCGCCGCCCTGGGCAGGGCGGGTCGCGGCCGATCCCGCCTCACCCGAGGAAGGCGGATGA
- the mreD gene encoding rod shape-determining protein MreD: MKRSTLIWGVALSLAFLHFLLHVGFGLGAWAPDLLTVGLLMLAREVRIGVAAGVGFAFGLLEDAFSILAFGANAVALTIVGILGARSRDLFVGESLTFLVSYLGLGTWLRFALQWLVGGEGGPRAPAAQVLLVQAPVAALYAAGVGIVLLRATGAWSADRVR, translated from the coding sequence TTGAAGCGCTCAACCCTCATCTGGGGAGTTGCGCTCAGCCTCGCCTTTCTGCATTTCCTTCTCCATGTGGGGTTCGGGCTCGGCGCGTGGGCGCCGGACCTTCTCACGGTAGGGCTCCTCATGCTCGCGCGTGAGGTGCGGATCGGCGTGGCCGCGGGGGTGGGTTTCGCCTTCGGACTCCTGGAGGATGCCTTCTCGATCCTCGCCTTCGGGGCGAACGCCGTGGCGCTGACCATCGTCGGGATCCTCGGGGCCCGGTCCCGCGACCTCTTCGTGGGGGAGTCGTTGACCTTTCTGGTGTCCTATCTCGGCCTCGGAACCTGGCTTCGCTTCGCCCTCCAGTGGCTGGTGGGAGGCGAAGGAGGCCCGCGTGCACCGGCCGCGCAAGTCCTCCTCGTCCAGGCGCCCGTGGCGGCCCTCTACGCCGCTGGGGTGGGAATCGTCCTTCTCCGAGCCACGGGCGCTTGGTCCGCGGACCGGGTCCGATGA
- the mreC gene encoding rod shape-determining protein MreC, translating to MPPFEPDKIEARDRRALVLPLVFVLLSFLLLVLPMPVQQRISSVLRGSVLSPFIWTQESLNQAGVRAQDLAALQARLDSAVAALAEHRTLGEENDRLRGLLELQERAGPGFIGASALYPGTPGSESMFLIDVGVADGVQVNDPVVVTDGLVGLVREVNARTSTVMDWTHPDFRVSVMTVDGETFGIVEPRSGDFREETRLFMSVPYHEPVDSDVPVVTSGGPGLLYPRGILVGKVSGLAESEAGDAGWRRSYWIEPAAYPGNATHVLVLTGATRTEEGAARTETLWVPLDADSAASEPPEGEP from the coding sequence ATGCCTCCATTCGAACCGGACAAGATCGAAGCCCGGGACCGACGGGCACTCGTCCTTCCCCTCGTCTTCGTCCTTCTTTCTTTTCTCCTCCTCGTTCTCCCGATGCCCGTGCAGCAGCGAATTTCCTCGGTCCTGAGGGGCTCCGTCCTTAGTCCCTTCATCTGGACGCAGGAGAGCCTGAATCAGGCGGGGGTCCGCGCGCAGGACCTTGCTGCGCTTCAGGCTCGTTTGGACTCCGCGGTGGCCGCCCTCGCGGAACATCGCACCCTCGGAGAGGAAAACGACCGGTTGCGCGGACTCCTCGAGCTCCAGGAGCGCGCGGGACCCGGCTTCATCGGCGCGAGTGCGCTTTATCCCGGGACGCCCGGCTCGGAGAGCATGTTTCTCATTGACGTCGGTGTGGCGGATGGCGTCCAGGTCAATGATCCGGTCGTTGTTACCGACGGGCTCGTCGGCTTGGTTCGGGAGGTGAATGCCCGGACCTCCACCGTCATGGATTGGACCCATCCGGACTTCCGCGTCAGCGTCATGACGGTGGATGGGGAGACCTTCGGCATCGTCGAGCCGCGGAGCGGCGATTTTCGGGAGGAGACCCGCCTCTTCATGTCTGTCCCTTACCACGAGCCGGTGGACTCCGATGTCCCGGTCGTGACGAGCGGGGGCCCCGGGCTTCTCTATCCGAGGGGTATTCTCGTCGGGAAGGTCTCCGGACTCGCCGAGTCGGAGGCCGGAGACGCCGGGTGGCGGCGGAGTTATTGGATCGAGCCGGCGGCCTACCCAGGGAACGCCACCCACGTTCTCGTCCTGACGGGGGCGACCCGGACCGAGGAGGGCGCGGCGCGCACCGAAACCCTCTGGGTGCCCCTCGACGCCGACTCCGCCGCGTCGGAGCCGCCGGAGGGTGAGCCTTGA
- a CDS encoding rod shape-determining protein has product MASFTKWFNSGSLVPVNDLAVDLGTANTLVYVKGEGIVLNEPSVVAVEKSSRRILGIGLEAKRMLGRTPENIEAVRPLKDGVIADVDVTEMMLRHFLKQVTSKRIFRIKPRVVVGVPSGITELERRAVRSSAMAAGAKAVYMVAEPTAAAIGVGLPIETPTGNMVIDIGGGTTEIAVIALSGIVSNTSIRVGGDELDAAIVTFLRKNYNLLIGEPTAEAVKIQIGSAYDFGEERTMDVKGRDLVSGIPKTVRVHSDEIRECTLEPIQAIVEAVRRALEITPPELASDIVDRGIVMTGGGAMIRGLDRLLSAETNLPIHVDEEPLTCVVRGAGRILDDLQKYRNVLVT; this is encoded by the coding sequence GTGGCCTCGTTCACGAAATGGTTTAATTCCGGTTCCCTGGTTCCGGTGAACGATCTCGCCGTGGATCTGGGGACGGCGAACACCCTGGTTTACGTAAAGGGTGAGGGGATCGTCCTCAACGAACCCTCGGTGGTGGCCGTCGAGAAGAGCTCGCGAAGGATTCTCGGGATCGGGCTCGAAGCGAAGCGAATGCTCGGCCGAACCCCCGAAAACATCGAGGCGGTCCGTCCCCTCAAGGACGGCGTCATCGCCGACGTGGACGTGACGGAGATGATGCTCCGCCACTTTCTCAAGCAGGTCACCTCGAAACGAATCTTCCGTATCAAGCCGCGCGTGGTCGTGGGCGTTCCCTCGGGGATCACCGAGCTCGAGCGAAGGGCGGTCCGCTCCTCCGCGATGGCGGCCGGTGCAAAAGCTGTGTACATGGTCGCCGAACCCACCGCGGCAGCGATCGGCGTGGGGCTCCCGATCGAGACACCCACAGGAAACATGGTCATCGATATCGGAGGCGGGACGACCGAGATCGCGGTCATCGCGCTCTCAGGGATCGTCTCGAACACCTCGATCCGGGTCGGGGGGGACGAACTCGACGCCGCCATCGTGACCTTCCTACGCAAGAATTACAACCTCCTCATCGGAGAACCGACCGCCGAAGCGGTCAAGATTCAGATCGGTTCTGCCTACGACTTCGGGGAAGAGCGGACGATGGATGTGAAGGGCCGCGACCTCGTGAGCGGAATCCCCAAGACGGTGCGCGTCCATTCCGACGAGATTCGAGAGTGTACGCTCGAGCCGATCCAGGCGATCGTCGAAGCGGTCCGGCGCGCCCTCGAGATCACGCCTCCCGAGCTCGCGTCCGACATCGTGGACCGCGGCATCGTCATGACCGGAGGGGGCGCGATGATCCGAGGGCTCGACCGGCTACTTTCGGCCGAAACGAATCTTCCGATCCATGTGGATGAAGAGCCGCTGACGTGTGTTGTGCGGGGCGCCGGCCGAATCCTGGACGACCTTCAGAAGTACAGAAACGTGCTCGTTACCTGA